The following coding sequences are from one Sardina pilchardus chromosome 16, fSarPil1.1, whole genome shotgun sequence window:
- the gigyf1a gene encoding GRB10-interacting GYF protein 1 translates to MTAETLNFGPEWLRALSSGGSVTSPPPSPAMPKYKLADYRYGREEMLALYIKDNKAPEDMQDKEFAAILQEEPLQPLALVPLTEEEQRNFSMSVNSVAVLRLMGKGGGAIPAGVARGRGSTRGGRGRGRGDSGFYQRSIEDGEVGFGRCGREIHRSQSWDDRGERRFEKPLRRDGVRVCFEETASGSSVGVGVASAVGVGVATAGGRKDFTRSDSDNWRTLREEQEEEEGAGTTEPGGSWRLAGSRRDDGGPRSAGWREHPGEGRRRKFDFDFREAGEGGRRRAGSDGLEDERDGLPEWCTDEEDGEMGTFDSSGAFMPLKKGSKDPIPEEQEFEFQGLEDEDDELMATAREEERNSSGEGERLDKDVKEALTEMEVKPVSPSSPPSLPLSSMPMPPAPRSESVTAPPAGLEELLQPAISKNTTEEAAPQLSPSASLPLPPSSAAIHPPPPGGDTEDDEGMKHLQQEAEKMVASLQDSSLDEECFTQALQESRNTASALPLSHEAAMKWFYKDPQGEIQGPFTTVEMCEWFQAGYFSMTLLVKRGCDEGFQPLGDVIKMWGRVPFAPGPSPPPLLVRPQQQQQQQQQQQQQQQQPPPARQPAARANTGNMDQERLKKQQELAAAAALYQQLQQQQLFQLINSRCGEQGMMPSMNRSMSVPDTGSMWDMHTSASQPTGGEASLWDLTMNSSTQGPTLEQLQKLQQERREAELRAKREEEERKRREEKRRQQQQEEHKRREEEEMFRRKQCRQQQELIMKLLAQNQSQGGPASGSGWSGGSATGLGKPGKALGLLELQQEAERVKQQQRAQQQRERQHAGLMSGQWGEGVGSLWASGSGLEGKSGGGGGAMGMWDEAVKSQAGIRGMSHKNSSRSSPSLSEREQYMLRRKRTEEEDKLLKLLQGMKPQDGFTTWCEQMLHALNSTTNNNASSLDVATIVAYLKEVESPYEVLDFIRSYLGDTMEAKEFAKQFLERRAKQKANHQRQQQQQLSKEVAGLTMNNFALQDSMRGVTPSALQSMFQAAHAGKGGVAYDQAAKLKKKQPMMLHSDPSILGYSFHTAGERLSLNEMEMVEDY, encoded by the exons ATGACTGCTGAGACTCTCAACTTCGGCCCAGAATG GCTCCGTGCACTATCCAGCGGGGGCAGTGTGacttcccccccaccctcccccgcCATGCCAAAGTACAAACTGGCCGACTATCGGTACGGTCGCGAGGAGATGCTAGCACTTTATATCAAAGACAACAag gctcctgAGGACATGCAGGATAAGGAGTTTGCTGCTATTCTGCAGGAGGAGCCTCTGCAACCTCTGGCTCTAGTGCCTCTGACTGAGGAGGAGcag AGGAACTTCTCCATGTCGGTGAACAGCGTTGCTGTCCTGAGGCTCATGGGAAAAGGAGGCGGGGCCATCCCCGCCGGCGTTGCTCGAGGCCGAGGCAGCACGCGAggaggcagag gacgaggaagaggagacagTGGATTCTACCAAAGAAGTAttgaagatggagaggtggGCTTTGGGCGCTGTGGAAGAGAAATCCATCGCAGCCAAAGCTGGGATGACAG GGGCGAGCGGCGCTTCGAGAAGCCGCTACGGCGCGacggcgtgcgtgtgtgtttcgaGGAGACGGCGAGCGGCAGCAGCGTCGGCGTCGGCGTCGCCAGTGCTGTCGGCGTCGGCGTGGCGACGGCCGGCGGCCGGAAGGACTTCACGCGCTCGGACAGCGACAACTGGCGCACACTCcgcgaggagcaggaggaagaggagggggccgGGACCACCGAGCCCGGAGGCAGCTGGAGACTGGCCGGCTCACGCcgagatg atgGCGGTCCTCGTTCGGCGGGCTGGCGGGAGCACCCTGGCGAGGGCCGGCGCCGGAAGTTCGACTTTGACTTCCGGGAGGCTGGCGAGGGCGGGCGGCGGCGGGCGGGCAGCGACGGCCTGGAGGACGAGCGGGACGGGCTGCCCGAGTGGTGCACCGACGAGGAGGACGGCGAGATGGGCACCTTCGACTCCTCCGGCGCCTTCATGCccttgaag aagggctCTAAAGACCCCATTCCCGAGGAGCAGGAGTTTGAGTTCCAGGGCCTAGAGGACGAGGATGACGAGCTCATGGCCACCGCCAGGGAGGAAGAGCGGAACAGCagcggagaaggagagagactggacaaag ATGTGAAAGAAGCCTTGACTGAGATGGAGGTGAAGCcggtctccccctcctcccctccttctctcccgctGTCCTCCATGCCTATGCCACCTGCTCCCCGCTCTGAGTCTGTGactgctccccctgctggtctgGAAGAGCTGCTGCAGCCCGCCATCAGCAAGAACACCACTGAAG aggcAGCTCCACAGCTCAGCCCCTCTGCCAGTCTGCCTTTGCCCCCTTCCTCAGCTGCTATTCACCCCCCGCCACCGGGGGGCGACACCGAGGATGACGAGGGCATGAAGCACTTGCagcag gAGGCTGAGAAGATGGTGGCGTCTCTGCAGGACTCGTCGCTGGACGAGGAGTGCTTCACCCAGGCGCTGCAGGAGAGCCGCAACACGGCGTCCGCTCTGCCCCTCTCCCACGAGGCCGCCATGAAGTGGTTCTACAAGGACCCGCAGGGAGAGATCCAgg GCCCCTTCACCACGGTGGAGATGTGCGAGTGGTTCCAGGCGGGCTACTTCTCCATGACGCTGCTGGTGAAGCGGGGCTGCGACGAGGGCTTCCAGCCGCTGGGCGACGTCATCAAGATGTGGGGGCGCGTGCCCTTCGCCCCCGGACCCTCGCCACCCCCCCTCCTGGTCCgaccgcagcagcagcaacaacaacaacaacaacaacaacaacaacaacaacaaccccccccagCACGCCAGCCTGCAGCCAGGGCCAacacc gggaacATGGATCAGGAGCGCCTAAAGAAACAGCAGGAgctggcggctgcagcagctctctatCAGCAACTCCAGCAGCAACAGCTATTCCAGCTcatcaacag caggtGTGGCGAGCAGGGTATGATGCCTTCGATGAACAGGTCAATGTCAGTGCCAGATACAGGGTCCATGTGGGACATGCATACCTCAGCCTCACAGCCGacag GCGGTGAGGCcagtctatgggacttaacaatGAATTCTTCAACTCAGGGTCCAACTCTTGAACAGCTTCAAAAG cttcagcaggagaggagagaggctgaACTCAGGGCcaagcgggaggaggaggagaggaagaggagggaggagaagaggaggcagcagcagcaggaggagcacaagaggagagaggaggaggagatgttccgacgcaagcag TGTCGTCAGCAGCAGGAACTGATCATGAAGTTGCTGGCGCAGAACCAGAGCCAGGGGGGCCCGGCGTCGGGCTCAGGCTGGTCCGGAGGCTCCGCTACTGGGCTGGGCAAGCCGGGCAAGGCCCTGGGGCTCCTGGAGCTCCAGCAGGAGGCCGAGAGGGTGAAGCAGCAACAGAGAGCCCAGCAGCAGCGTGAGCGG CAGCATGCAGGCCTGATGTCGGGccagtggggggagggggtggggtctCTCTGGGCCAGTGGGAGTGGCCTGGAGGGGAAGTCAGGCGGAGGGGGTGGAGCCATGGGGATGTGGGACGAGGCGGTGAAGAGCCAAGCCGGCATACGGGGCATGAGCCACAagaacagcagcaggagcagccccTCACTcag tGAGCGGGAGCAGTACATGCTTCGTCGTAAGCGTactgaggaggaggataagCTGCTGAAGCTGCTGCAGGGCATGAAGCCTCAGGACGGCTTCACCACCTGGTGTGAGCAGATGCTGCACGCGCTCAAcagcaccaccaacaacaacgcCTCCTCGCTCGAtg TGGCCACCATCGTGGCGTACCTGAAGGAGGTGGAATCTCCGTACGAGGTGCTGGACTTCATCCGGTCCTATCTGGGGGACACCATGGAAGCCAAAGAGTTCGCCAAGCAGTTCCTGGAGCGCCGTGCCAAACAGAAGGCCAACCaccagaggcagcagcagcaacag CTCTCAAAGGAGGTGGCTGGACTGACCATGAACAACTTCGCTCTACAG GATTCCATGCGTGGCGTGACCCCCAGCGCTCTGCAGTCCATGTTCCAGGCGGCTCATGCCGGGAAAGGGGGCGTGGCCTACGACCAGGCCGCCAAGCTGAAAAAGAAACAGCCCATGATGCTGCACTCTGACCCCAGCATCCTTG GGTACTCATTCCACACTGCAGGGGAGCGCCTGAGCCTAAATGAGATGGAGATGGTGGAGGATTACTGA